The Arabidopsis thaliana chromosome 5, partial sequence genomic interval gtcttgccaaaaagtcatttagtttattaatattaattttatttatgatatgattctgaattataatctaaacattttagctaataacataggagtgcaccatatttatttaataggggaatgtatcatatgacccgaatgcacttttacccaaatacaccaaaaaagtcttgcagAAATACTataaagataagaaacgatagtcggttttgataggtataagattaacaaatatattagttagcttaaattagttaaagaatacaaattaaaaaggtatattacactttattcgaatatagtatcaaaacttatataacacacagagatttgataattttttaattgttgaatacttttttttgtgctaattttttgtgattaagatttaattgatttcgtatataaaatattaaattgttttacgaacttatttgtttataatttggtaacagatagatatttgaatattcagtatattttgattcagtttaggaaatctttgatgacccgtctttagatccaataaaccttataattaagaaatgaatattgtcgttaaatgattttggtaacATTAATGACATCATtaaaggattttgtttttgattaaatttttctaataacattgtcatgtaattaattacaaaaattaaggttacttttaaaatgtatttcccaaataatatggtaggataatatttttttgctaaaataaaaacatgttcTATAACTTATGCGATGATAATTTCAAACCTGGTTGATGTCTTGAAAAGGCTGCATCAAGTTCCACCATCGTCATAGACCGCATATATTGTAGGAGGGTAAGTGCAACAGCGACGTGATTGTTGAGGCATGCTAATATGAATGCTGTTTGTCCTTGCTTATTAATCTTCCTGCAGTCTGCTTCTCCACACCTCAACATTTTCCAGAGGATAAATTCGTTTCCAATTTCGGCAGCTAAATGAAGAGGAGTGTTTCCGTCGACGTTAGCAACTCTAACGAGTGAAGGGCAGAGGTCGATTATCTTCGTCGCATATTCCTCGTACTCTTCCCTATGCAAAATCGTCGCATATTCCTCGTAGTCGTATTTATGCTTGTCTGTTTTCTCCAAAATCGATTGATTGGCTTCCAACTGACGTATAAGTCTGGCCTCTACGACTTCATCTatcaaatctaaatttttCCGTTGTTTACCTAAGTACTTTCTGATCATCTGACTCCGACTCCTGTCGACCGGTATCTGGTCTGCAATGTCGTCTAGATATGATCCGTATAGA includes:
- a CDS encoding Ankyrin repeat family protein (Ankyrin repeat family protein; CONTAINS InterPro DOMAIN/s: Ankyrin repeat-containing domain (InterPro:IPR020683), Ankyrin repeat (InterPro:IPR002110); BEST Arabidopsis thaliana protein match is: Ankyrin repeat family protein (TAIR:AT5G54710.1); Has 1807 Blast hits to 1807 proteins in 277 species: Archae - 0; Bacteria - 0; Metazoa - 736; Fungi - 347; Plants - 385; Viruses - 0; Other Eukaryotes - 339 (source: NCBI BLink).); protein product: MNLYGSYLDDIADQIPVDRSRSQMIRKYLGKQRKNLDLIDEVVEARLIRQLEANQSILEKTDKHKYDYEEYATILHREEYEEYATKIIDLCPSLVRVANVDGNTPLHLAAEIGNEFILWKMLRCGEADCRKINKQGQTAFILACLNNHVAVALTLLQYMRSMTMVELDAAFSRHQPGLKLSSHKL